In Paroedura picta isolate Pp20150507F chromosome 1, Ppicta_v3.0, whole genome shotgun sequence, the following are encoded in one genomic region:
- the QPCT gene encoding glutaminyl-peptide cyclotransferase, which translates to MPGGGRSRMAATSLCLAWALWVTLASLPQTLASSRGSRADWIQEKYIHQPTILNTTIIQEVAANTDVNQMWQYDLLPILIERYPESPGSWAVRQHIKHRLQGLQAGWVVEEDTFQSYTPYGYRTFSNIISTLNPSAKRHLVLACHYDSKYFPPQWDNQVFVGATDSAVPCAMMLELAHSLDKQLRSLEQANSEGTSHLSLKLIFFDGEEAFVRWSPSDSLYGSRHLARKMAATPHPVGATSTNQIQGIDLFVLLDLIGARNPTIPVYFLNTVRWFRRLAAIEQNLHDLGLLKKHSSEWKYFRGELLRGQVEDDHIPFLRRGVPILHLIPDPFPKVWHTMADNEENLDKPTIDNLNKILQVFVLEYLNVP; encoded by the exons ATGCCTGGAGGAGGCAGAAGCCGCATGGCTGCAACATCCTTATGCCTGGCCTGGGCACTCTGGGTGACTCTAGCCTCTCTCCCTCAGACCCTAGCAagcagcagaggaagcagagcagACTGGATTCAGGAAAAG tatATCCACCAGCCAACCATTTTAAACACAACTATTATTCAAGAAGTCGCTGCAAATACAGATGTGAATCAAATGTGGCAGTATGACTTGCTCCCAATACTGATTGAGAGATATCCGGAATCTCCAGGAAGCTGGGCTGTGCGGCAG CATATCAAGCACCGTCTGCAAGGATTGCAGGCAGGCTGGGTGGTCGAAGAAGACACCTTTCAGAGTTACACGCCTTATGGTTATCGCACATTTTCAAATATCATCAGCACCCTCAACCCTTCCGCTAAACGTCATTTGGTGCTTGCTTGCCATTATGATTCCAAATACTTTCCACCTCAGTGGGACAACCAAGTGTTTGTTGGAGCTACTGACTCAGCCGTGCCCTGTGCCATGATGCTGGAACTGGCACATTCCCTGGACAAACAGCTTCGTTCTCTTGAG CAGGCCAACTCAGAAGGCACCTCACATCTGTCCCTGAAGTTAATTTTCTTTGATGGAGAAGAAGCATTTGTACGGTGGAGTCCTTCTGATTCTCTGTATGGCTCTCGGCACTTGGCCCGGAAAATGGCAGCTACACCACATCCAGTGGGAGCCACAAGTACAAATCAGATTCAGGGCATT GATCTTTTTGTGCTGCTGGATTTAATTGGTGCTCGAAACCCAACCATTCCAGTGTACTTTCTGAATACTGTTCGCTGGTTTAGGAGACTTGCAGCAATTG AGCAAAACCTTCATGATTTGGGTTTGTTGAAGAAACACTCCTCTGAATGGAAATATTTCCGTGGTGAATTACTAAGAGGACAGGTTGAGGATGACCACATTCCATTTTTAAGAAGAG GGGTTCCAATCCTTCACTTGATACCAGATCCTTTTCCTAAAGTGTGGCACACCATGGCAGACAATGAAGAAAATCTCGACAAGCCAACCATTGACAACCTCAACAAAATTCTACAGGTCTTTGTGCTGGAGTATCTCAATGTGCCTTGA
- the SLC30A6 gene encoding zinc transporter 6 isoform X4, with the protein MNPFVLIDLAGALALCITYMLIEINNYFAVDTASAVAIALMTFGTMYPMSVYSGKVLLQTTPPHVIGQLDKLLREVSTLDGVLEVRNEHFWTLGFGTLAGSVHVRIRRDANEQMVLAHVTNRLYTLVSTLTVQIFKDDWIRPTLTSGPIANNILNLSDHHIIPMPPLKTAENFNPPTSTPAKLSSPPPEFSFNTPGKNMNPVILLNTQTRPYGLGFSRGTVPYSNAFTQGFGMPGVGTTQGYRTGFMNAPHGYEAGTRDQSRP; encoded by the exons ATGAATCCATTCGTCTTAATTGACCTTGCAGGGGCTTTAGCTCTTTGTATTACATACATGCTAATTGAAATTAA TAATTATTTTGCTGTTGACACTGCATCTGCAGTAGCCATTGCCTTGATGACATTTGGTACCATGTATCCTATGAGTGTCTACAGTGGAAAGGTATTACTTCAG ACAACACCACCTCATGTGATTGGACAGCTAGATAAGCTTTTAAGAGAG GTATCTACCTTAGATGGTGTCTTAGAGGTTCGAAATGAGCATTTCTGGACATTGGGCTTTGGTACTCTG GCTGGATCAGTACATGTGAGAATTCGAAGAGATGCCAATGAACAAATGGTGCTTGCTCATGTGACTAATCGGTTATACACCCTAGTGTCTACTTTAACTGTTCAGATTTTCAAAGATGACTGGATCAGGCCTACCTTGACCTCTGGGCCTATTGCCAACAATATACTGAACCTTTCAGACCATCACATCATTCCAATGCCACCTTTAAAGACTGCTGAAAACTTTAATCCTCCTACATCTACTCCAGCAAAACTAAGCAGCCCACCGCCAGAATTTTCTTTTAACACACCGGGCAAAAATATGAACCCAGTCATTCTCCTGAACACTCAGACCCGACCTTATGGTCTCGGCTTCAGCCGTGGAACTGTACCTTACAGCAATGCATTCACTCAAGGATTTGGAATGCCAGGAGTGGGAACGACCCAGGGATACAGGACTGGCTTTATGAATGCCCCCCACGGCTATGAAGCTGGCACTCGAGATCAGTCCAGACCCTAA